In uncultured Methanobacterium sp., a genomic segment contains:
- a CDS encoding ISNCY family transposase yields the protein MFSEIITTLESNIGSIQLNLFDFGVEKPKFEEILNTRFQNHETPRNVNKNLKLLANNHLEYINPICPNCSSKNVIKQEYQERHPIIDQSGSQTIYLRRYKCNHCSKKFVTSLDSVIKPHHRYANIFTAKIESLIQTGYRSLRKSGEDLQTFLGISPSHTTIKNWLTIDAKSHIQNIQTVYSGYYCYDEQYIRLNGQRHYRLTLYDTILNIPIAEEIVLKRTTETIYNFINKSTYKQPLIAITTDHFRRYKRIMDKLGVKHQLCIFHLFKMIGNSVYKILKSKKVTRQEKISLCLYFTELKNIFRTYNEETAIQRLETLLEKFNDIPKVLQRYLTKKILPDFQRLTHSMRSPFIERTSNKVENYYRQTDPNQIKKIYKTITGILSYLNLKMKKWTAKHGTNINTQ from the coding sequence ATGTTCAGTGAAATTATAACTACTCTCGAATCTAATATTGGTTCCATACAACTTAATCTTTTCGATTTTGGTGTGGAAAAACCAAAATTTGAAGAAATCCTAAACACAAGATTTCAAAACCATGAAACGCCTCGAAACGTAAATAAAAACCTCAAATTACTTGCAAATAATCATTTAGAATACATTAACCCCATATGCCCCAATTGTTCTTCAAAAAATGTGATTAAACAGGAATACCAGGAAAGACATCCCATAATAGACCAATCAGGTTCACAAACGATTTATTTACGCAGATACAAATGTAACCATTGTAGTAAAAAATTTGTAACAAGCCTGGATTCAGTTATAAAACCCCATCACAGATATGCCAACATTTTCACAGCAAAAATAGAGTCTTTAATCCAAACAGGGTATCGTTCACTCCGGAAATCAGGAGAAGACCTTCAAACATTCCTAGGAATTTCACCATCACACACAACAATAAAAAACTGGCTAACCATAGATGCCAAAAGCCACATACAAAACATACAAACAGTTTATTCAGGTTATTACTGCTATGATGAGCAATATATCCGACTAAACGGACAAAGACACTACAGATTAACATTATACGACACAATACTAAATATTCCAATAGCAGAAGAAATAGTCCTTAAAAGAACAACAGAAACCATTTACAATTTCATTAATAAATCCACATATAAACAACCATTAATTGCAATAACTACTGACCATTTCCGCAGATACAAAAGAATAATGGACAAATTAGGTGTTAAACATCAATTATGTATATTCCATTTATTTAAAATGATTGGAAACAGCGTGTACAAAATCTTGAAGTCTAAAAAAGTCACAAGACAGGAAAAAATAAGTTTATGCCTATATTTCACAGAATTAAAGAACATATTCCGCACATACAACGAAGAAACAGCAATACAAAGATTAGAAACATTACTTGAGAAATTCAATGATATTCCAAAGGTTTTACAACGATATCTCACTAAAAAGATACTTCCAGACTTTCAACGACTCACACACTCCATGAGAAGCCCATTTATAGAACGAACATCCAATAAAGTAGAGAATTATTACAGACAAACCGATCCTAATCAAATAAAGAAAATATACAAAACCATAACGGGAATACTCAGTTATTTAAACCTAAAAATGAAAAAATGGACAGCTAAACATGGAACAAATATCAACACCCAATAA
- a CDS encoding DUF2149 domain-containing protein, with translation MLKKRMMKKRKKILSSDEEIDPMIYAVNMVDCMLVLAVGFLIFIIIFMNSTPQENTVDIKVGKTINLTPQNTTSTSTTGLTPAGTVYKDPKTGEMIMVTSA, from the coding sequence ATGTTAAAAAAAAGGATGATGAAAAAACGGAAGAAAATCCTGTCTTCAGATGAGGAAATAGACCCCATGATCTATGCCGTGAACATGGTGGACTGTATGCTGGTCTTGGCAGTGGGGTTTTTGATATTCATTATCATCTTCATGAATTCCACCCCTCAGGAAAACACGGTGGATATTAAAGTGGGCAAAACCATTAATCTAACTCCTCAAAACACAACTTCCACCTCTACTACGGGTTTAACCCCTGCAGGGACGGTGTATAAGGATCCAAAAACTGGAGAAATGATAATGGTAACCAGTGCCTGA
- a CDS encoding PKD domain-containing protein, with the protein MRCVKLIFPVMAVIILLSAVSPVFAWPPGFSGELGAWIENEGSTVYPGELVYIHVNPINTGESDWENVVISAPIPTGLKYVSHVVPDRRLQDYDPSTGVWNVYQMLAMGRGSDKTLIITCEVLPDAPSQIRLSEGSVKFLSLESVYDYYHNGGNITHYQVAGTVNLPFDFGDSSMNVLKVDPAQHPNFDFYATPTSGESPLSVQFTDEFKFNHYYEVSRTYDFGDGQTITESSPATAYTSHTYTKPGNYTVTLSITNEAGSSTLTKTNYIEVTGGPGVGPDNGPGNGTAGVTNGTGTNLFNVPGNTLLSEALDNLTSGEAKDPLQNLNSGGSGGQKAYEVSQDSGNSNEVPWYMLAILLIVGMIVAGYFYGIRRER; encoded by the coding sequence ATGAGATGTGTCAAATTAATCTTTCCAGTAATGGCAGTAATAATATTACTTTCAGCTGTATCCCCTGTGTTTGCATGGCCTCCGGGTTTTTCAGGAGAATTAGGGGCATGGATTGAAAATGAGGGGAGCACGGTCTATCCTGGTGAACTGGTTTACATTCATGTTAATCCCATAAACACCGGAGAGTCAGATTGGGAAAATGTGGTGATATCCGCCCCAATACCAACAGGATTGAAATACGTCTCCCATGTAGTCCCTGATCGGAGATTACAGGACTATGATCCTTCAACAGGCGTATGGAACGTATATCAAATGCTGGCAATGGGAAGGGGTTCTGATAAAACATTAATTATTACCTGTGAGGTTTTACCAGACGCACCCAGTCAAATTAGATTATCTGAAGGTTCAGTGAAATTCCTATCACTAGAATCAGTTTATGATTACTATCATAACGGTGGAAATATCACCCACTATCAGGTGGCAGGTACTGTAAATTTACCATTTGACTTCGGTGATTCTAGTATGAATGTCCTGAAAGTTGATCCTGCTCAACATCCAAATTTTGACTTTTACGCCACCCCAACAAGTGGTGAATCACCTTTAAGTGTTCAATTCACAGACGAGTTCAAGTTTAATCATTACTATGAAGTATCACGTACCTATGATTTTGGTGATGGGCAAACCATAACTGAATCCAGCCCAGCAACTGCTTACACATCTCATACTTACACAAAACCTGGGAATTACACTGTAACGCTTTCCATAACCAATGAAGCAGGCTCATCCACTCTGACTAAAACCAATTATATTGAGGTTACTGGGGGGCCTGGTGTTGGGCCTGATAATGGGCCTGGAAATGGTACTGCAGGTGTTACAAATGGTACTGGTACTAATCTGTTCAATGTTCCAGGTAACACCCTGTTAAGTGAGGCTTTGGATAATTTGACATCTGGAGAGGCCAAAGACCCTCTTCAAAACCTCAATTCAGGGGGAAGCGGAGGTCAAAAAGCCTATGAAGTTAGCCAAGATTCAGGTAATTCCAATGAAGTACCATGGTACATGTTGGCCATACTCCTGATAGTGGGTATGATAGTTGCAGGTTACTTCTATGGAATTAGAAGGGAGAGATAA
- a CDS encoding right-handed parallel beta-helix repeat-containing protein, producing MKTINTGINAVDENGTVNVANGIYYELVTVDRSLNLVGENRYNTVIDANALGRPLYITTDSNVTIENFTLCNGYDSMYGGGIYSDADLTINNCNISGNVVGGKRKGYGGGIYTTGTTTINNSIITGNSGDFGGGLYAAGTTLINNSIINENVAWEGAGVYFIGDNLTVRYSRIYNAGLLNEIYPASGTVDARYNWWGQNSGPQEGQIYGNITYSPWLYMNFDTNSTLMVNGSTCQLNANFNYLCDGRYIEYLWDINPAEGHLPDGCPVIFTTDLGSLDGSKITTQNTVNGIAITTLTGDEGSGFANVTAQLDSQILNVIIQMDNPNYNNTTPGHDYDDRYVNYLTGNDTWDGTSPIYINGTRGPMKTIQAAINVVGENGTIHVASGTYYEHLTIGKNLNLVGEDPATTIIDANNNGRALYITDVDDVTIANFTIRYGHSTSNGGGIYSNGGLTVDNCIITDNDAINNGGGMFVTGQTLVKNSIITRNFASAGSGIASAGTSTLTMRYSIIENNPYISSSEIYSLNNPIDARYNWWGQNSGPKTGQVDASVLYSPWIYMTSSASDYSITNGETSQIFANFNNIYDGSTINSTDPAYGNLTVNFLLFSVIFSTDRGILSGGILNNGNNSLQNIENGVATITLTSDGSVGFAHVTAQFRFQTLDLTIRTHDNNLYVNVEYGNDSFDGTSPIPLFSNGTVGPKKTIQAAIDVINENQTIYVTNGTYNDTSLKITKRINLFGDSAILVGNCIDPVISILTGAASGTSVMGFVINGVVNIYGISLNAVNDVNITNNTITGNLVGIDLWNSLNNTIIDNNISGNSWSGICLDTSNGNIITGNNVTGNQEGIFLSNSTQNTIYSNTLSNNKYTGSTTISGGLNSIQGNNIQSNGVSGILVQRSAGNVISENTVQSNGWSGICLDQSTGTVVFNIVTSNQEGIFIANNAMGNMIRNNTVVNSTFTGVSILGGSGSNVVSGNSVSGNGFNGILMQNSNQNTVQFNTVRDNGWSGICLDQSTGTVVFNIVTSNQEGIFIANNAMGNMIRNNTVVNSTFTGVSILGGSGSNVVSGNSVSGNGFNGILVQNSNQNTVQFNTVRDNGLCGLCFDQANNTTVTMNNIENNPEQAYDNRTNSYDDGSTGNYWSDWSNSDPRSIDGGSNVDNYPAATPFK from the coding sequence GTGAAAACCATTAACACAGGAATAAATGCAGTTGATGAGAATGGCACTGTTAATGTGGCCAATGGAATCTATTATGAATTAGTTACGGTTGATAGGAGTCTGAATCTGGTTGGGGAGAATCGTTATAATACTGTTATTGATGCTAATGCTTTAGGGAGGCCTTTATATATTACAACTGACAGTAACGTCACTATTGAGAATTTCACCCTCTGCAATGGATATGATAGTATGTATGGTGGGGGAATTTACAGTGATGCGGATTTGACTATTAATAATTGTAACATTAGTGGAAACGTTGTTGGTGGGAAACGTAAGGGTTATGGTGGAGGAATATACACAACGGGCACTACCACGATAAATAACTCAATCATAACAGGAAATAGCGGGGATTTTGGAGGGGGGTTATATGCAGCCGGCACTACCTTAATAAATAACTCGATCATAAATGAAAATGTAGCCTGGGAAGGGGCTGGTGTTTACTTTATCGGAGATAATTTGACTGTCAGATACTCCAGAATTTATAATGCTGGTCTTCTAAATGAAATCTACCCTGCCAGTGGCACAGTTGATGCCAGATATAACTGGTGGGGACAAAACAGCGGCCCTCAGGAAGGACAGATCTATGGAAATATTACTTACAGTCCATGGTTGTACATGAATTTTGACACTAACTCTACATTGATGGTTAACGGATCAACTTGCCAGTTAAACGCCAATTTCAACTATCTTTGTGACGGACGTTATATTGAATATTTATGGGACATAAATCCTGCTGAGGGTCACCTTCCCGATGGTTGCCCGGTGATTTTCACCACAGATTTAGGTAGTTTGGATGGAAGTAAAATTACAACCCAAAATACAGTAAACGGCATAGCCATCACCACCCTTACTGGTGATGAAGGATCAGGTTTTGCCAATGTAACTGCGCAGTTAGACTCACAAATACTAAATGTCATCATACAAATGGATAATCCAAACTACAATAACACAACTCCTGGACATGATTATGATGATCGTTATGTAAATTATTTAACTGGAAATGATACATGGGATGGAACCAGTCCTATCTATATTAATGGGACTAGGGGGCCTATGAAGACTATTCAGGCAGCAATTAATGTGGTGGGGGAGAATGGTACCATACACGTGGCGAGTGGAACTTATTATGAACATTTGACCATTGGTAAAAATCTTAATTTGGTTGGTGAGGATCCTGCTACTACCATTATTGATGCTAACAATAATGGACGAGCATTATATATTACTGATGTTGATGATGTAACCATTGCAAACTTTACCATTAGATATGGTCACAGTACCAGTAATGGGGGAGGAATTTACAGTAATGGGGGGTTAACTGTAGATAATTGTATTATAACTGATAATGATGCTATTAATAATGGTGGGGGTATGTTTGTCACTGGCCAGACCCTGGTGAAAAACTCAATAATAACTCGTAATTTTGCATCCGCGGGCAGTGGAATTGCTTCAGCTGGAACAAGTACTCTGACTATGAGATATTCCATCATAGAAAATAATCCTTATATTAGTTCTAGTGAAATTTACAGTTTAAATAATCCCATTGATGCCAGGTATAACTGGTGGGGTCAAAATTCTGGACCAAAAACAGGCCAAGTAGATGCTAGTGTGTTATATAGTCCATGGATATACATGACCTCATCTGCCAGTGATTATTCCATTACAAATGGTGAAACCTCTCAGATATTTGCCAATTTCAACAATATTTATGATGGTTCTACAATAAACTCCACTGATCCAGCTTATGGAAATTTAACAGTTAATTTCCTGTTATTTTCAGTAATTTTCAGCACTGATCGGGGTATTTTGAGTGGGGGCATCTTAAATAATGGCAATAATTCCCTTCAAAACATTGAAAATGGTGTGGCAACCATTACACTCACTTCTGATGGAAGTGTGGGGTTTGCTCATGTCACAGCCCAGTTCCGTTTCCAGACCCTGGATCTCACCATCAGGACACATGATAACAACCTATACGTTAATGTAGAATATGGTAACGATAGTTTTGATGGTACCAGTCCCATACCATTATTTAGCAATGGAACAGTTGGACCAAAAAAGACTATTCAGGCAGCTATCGATGTTATTAATGAGAATCAAACCATTTATGTTACCAATGGAACTTATAATGACACTTCACTAAAAATCACCAAAAGAATAAACCTTTTTGGTGATAGTGCTATTTTAGTGGGCAATTGTATCGATCCGGTAATCAGTATACTTACCGGAGCTGCTTCTGGAACTAGTGTCATGGGATTTGTCATAAATGGGGTGGTAAACATTTATGGTATTAGTTTGAATGCTGTAAATGATGTTAATATTACTAATAACACTATAACTGGTAATCTGGTGGGTATTGACCTCTGGAATTCCCTTAACAATACAATAATCGATAATAATATCTCTGGTAATAGTTGGAGTGGTATTTGTCTGGACACCAGTAATGGAAACATCATCACAGGAAACAATGTAACTGGTAATCAGGAAGGAATATTTTTATCCAACAGTACTCAGAACACCATCTACAGTAACACACTTTCCAACAACAAATACACTGGATCAACCACAATTAGTGGTGGGTTAAACAGCATACAGGGAAACAACATCCAGAGTAATGGTGTCAGTGGAATTTTAGTTCAAAGAAGTGCTGGTAATGTAATTTCTGAAAATACTGTGCAGAGTAATGGTTGGAGTGGTATTTGCCTGGATCAATCTACTGGTACAGTTGTATTTAATATTGTGACCAGTAATCAGGAAGGGATTTTTATTGCTAATAATGCAATGGGAAACATGATTCGGAACAATACGGTGGTTAACAGCACTTTCACGGGAGTTAGTATCTTAGGTGGGTCTGGGAGCAATGTGGTTTCTGGAAATTCAGTGAGTGGTAATGGATTCAATGGAATTCTGATGCAGAACAGTAACCAGAATACAGTACAGTTTAACACAGTAAGAGACAATGGTTGGAGTGGTATCTGTCTGGATCAATCTACTGGTACAGTTGTATTTAATATTGTGACCAGTAATCAGGAAGGGATTTTTATTGCTAATAATGCAATGGGAAACATGATTCGGAACAATACGGTGGTTAACAGCACTTTCACGGGAGTTAGTATCTTAGGTGGGTCTGGGAGCAATGTGGTTTCTGGAAATTCAGTGAGTGGTAATGGATTCAATGGAATTCTGGTGCAGAACAGTAACCAGAATACAGTACAGTTTAACACAGTAAGAGACAATGGTTTGTGTGGGTTGTGCTTTGATCAGGCAAATAACACCACAGTAACAATGAATAATATTGAAAACAACCCTGAACAGGCCTATGATAACCGAACAAACAGTTATGATGATGGTAGTACTGGTAACTACTGGAGCGACTGGAGTAACAGTGATCCAAGGTCTATAGACGGCGGTTCCAATGTGGACAACTATCCTGCAGCCACACCATTTAAATAA
- a CDS encoding right-handed parallel beta-helix repeat-containing protein produces the protein MIPITILLLAAIFAVGMGTVSADPGIIYVNNTGGNDTWDGQSSVYDNVTGSGPKLSIKNATGTVTTNGVVNIADGVYAGEGNTNININQNMTIIGQSQDGTIINAQNTSTIFIIQSGVFVTLKNLTLANGTAENGGTIYSDGTLTISNDTFTGNYATRGAGIYSTGLLNVTDSLFTNNYVTYNGASIYSTGTAYVTNCTFINNSAVGWGAGIYSNGGTTTVNGSTFIGNAAEYGGAILNKIGTVYVNGSTFINNTASSGGSAICNAGDYSVTSVNFCTITGNNNVAIFNKKSGSFNAENNWWGTNFDGTNPVSAGMSNAPVSTWLVANVTASPQVISATGKSTITVDVTHDNHGNDTSSQGHIPDGIPVTFETTLGNITNGATVNGRSQVNLNGNGNSGVANVTAIIDQQSGSTVVTLGLSTVYVSPTGNDVTGDGSQANPYQTIKQALSVLNNNGIVILSSGIYNLTGDYNIAFTENATITGTDQINTIIDAGKLGTIFVIPSNVIVNLENLTLINGKNTNGGGAIVNSGTVALTNCNLTGNIATSSSTGGGAIYNTGTVTINNSTVNQNTATTGNGGAIYNSGTLNINSSTFNSNRAGNGGGAVDNYNYNNVTVINSFFSGNSCGTRHGGAIDNWKDVSSVGNVIVTGCTFIANSATQSGGAFNVDDGCTATVTNCTFTNNTAERAGAVSIWDSSSVNITDCTFTGNSVASTSRGYGGAINSHNYSTAIITNCTFVNNTAAINGGAVSNFKGTMTITGCTFIGNSAVTGGAIDNDPNSVLTVKNSTFTANRATTGGVIENYDSSTLNMTGCTFVNNTATSKSGVIDNTATLIANYNTFNGNTAPTGNAISNNGGSADVRYNWWGSNSPNFTSLISGTANYSPWIYMTISADPTTVNRTQSSVSTVSFNNLFNGTTVTAFDPALGHIPDGSLVNFQTDLGTLGTNINSTLNGITNTLFTAGETAGTAHISATTNNQTIYTLVTINSQQFTVDSGMGNAQIQSIIDSALPGDIITFQDGYYSSTSLTITKILHLVTSGATLINDGTSSVITFMGANASGSSISGFTINGASNVYCICLNAVNSVNVTNNIINWGMVGIDLWNSQNNTISGNQVTGNAWSGICLDTSNGNTITGNVVSTNQEGIFLSNSSHNTIYNNTVVSNTYTGLTTLNGGLNSIQGNNIQSNGVSGILVQRSAGNVVSGNTVQSNGWSGICLDQATGTDIAFNIVTSNQEGIFAANNATGNTIRNNTVANNTYTGVSILSGSGNNVISGNSVSGNGFNGILVQNSNQNTFQYNTVSNNGWSGLCFDQSVNNNINRNNIENNPEQAYDNRTNSYDDGSTGNYWSDWSSSDPRPIDGGSNVDNHPSATPF, from the coding sequence TTGATTCCGATTACCATTTTACTTTTAGCTGCAATCTTTGCAGTGGGTATGGGTACTGTTTCAGCAGATCCAGGTATAATTTACGTGAACAATACCGGGGGAAATGATACCTGGGATGGTCAAAGCTCAGTATATGATAATGTTACTGGAAGTGGCCCTAAATTATCTATAAAAAATGCTACAGGCACAGTAACCACTAACGGAGTAGTAAACATAGCCGACGGAGTATATGCTGGAGAAGGCAACACTAACATCAACATCAACCAGAACATGACTATCATTGGTCAAAGTCAAGATGGAACTATAATCAACGCACAGAACACATCAACAATCTTCATTATCCAATCTGGTGTATTTGTAACCCTGAAAAACCTGACACTCGCCAATGGTACTGCGGAAAATGGTGGAACCATCTACAGTGATGGAACATTAACCATCAGCAATGATACATTCACCGGGAATTACGCAACCAGAGGTGCAGGAATTTACAGTACTGGACTATTAAACGTGACTGATAGTTTGTTTACAAACAATTACGTTACCTACAATGGTGCTTCCATTTACAGCACCGGAACCGCTTATGTAACTAATTGTACCTTTATCAACAACTCTGCGGTGGGTTGGGGCGCAGGAATTTACAGTAATGGTGGAACAACCACTGTTAATGGTAGTACGTTCATTGGTAACGCCGCTGAATACGGTGGAGCCATCCTCAATAAAATAGGAACAGTGTATGTAAATGGATCAACATTCATCAACAACACTGCATCAAGCGGTGGTTCAGCAATTTGTAATGCTGGTGATTATAGTGTAACTTCAGTTAATTTCTGTACAATCACCGGAAACAATAACGTAGCCATTTTCAATAAAAAGAGTGGTTCGTTTAATGCTGAAAATAACTGGTGGGGAACCAACTTTGATGGAACCAATCCAGTTTCCGCTGGAATGAGTAATGCCCCAGTGAGCACCTGGTTGGTTGCAAATGTAACTGCATCACCTCAGGTAATTTCAGCTACTGGTAAATCAACCATAACTGTAGATGTAACCCATGACAATCATGGAAATGATACTTCCAGTCAGGGTCATATCCCCGATGGAATACCTGTTACTTTTGAAACCACCCTTGGAAACATTACTAATGGTGCAACAGTTAACGGTAGATCCCAGGTTAACCTAAATGGTAATGGGAACAGTGGTGTTGCTAATGTAACTGCTATAATTGACCAGCAATCTGGTTCAACAGTGGTCACTCTTGGTTTGAGCACGGTTTATGTGTCACCAACAGGTAATGACGTAACTGGTGATGGTAGCCAGGCAAATCCTTACCAAACCATCAAACAAGCACTCAGTGTTTTAAATAACAATGGAATAGTGATCTTATCCAGTGGAATCTACAACTTAACTGGTGATTACAACATTGCATTTACAGAAAACGCAACTATAACTGGAACCGACCAGATTAACACCATTATCGATGCTGGAAAATTAGGAACTATTTTCGTAATTCCATCCAATGTCATAGTAAATCTGGAAAACCTGACACTCATCAACGGTAAAAACACTAATGGAGGGGGAGCTATTGTCAACAGTGGAACAGTGGCCTTAACCAATTGTAACCTCACTGGTAACATAGCAACTTCCAGCAGTACAGGTGGTGGAGCCATCTACAATACAGGAACAGTAACCATCAACAACTCCACAGTCAATCAGAACACAGCCACAACTGGTAATGGTGGTGCAATCTACAACAGTGGAACCTTAAACATTAACAGCAGTACCTTTAACAGTAACCGGGCAGGTAACGGTGGTGGAGCAGTAGACAATTACAATTACAACAATGTCACGGTGATTAACAGTTTCTTCTCTGGTAACAGTTGCGGAACCCGTCACGGTGGTGCAATAGACAACTGGAAAGATGTTTCCAGTGTGGGTAATGTTATTGTGACTGGCTGTACTTTCATTGCTAACAGCGCAACCCAATCTGGTGGTGCTTTCAACGTGGATGACGGTTGCACAGCAACAGTAACCAACTGTACATTCACCAACAACACTGCAGAACGGGCTGGTGCAGTAAGTATCTGGGACTCCAGTTCTGTAAACATAACCGACTGTACCTTCACTGGTAACAGTGTAGCAAGTACAAGCAGGGGTTATGGTGGTGCCATAAACAGCCACAATTACAGTACAGCGATTATAACCAACTGCACATTCGTAAATAACACCGCAGCAATCAATGGTGGGGCAGTCAGTAACTTCAAAGGCACCATGACCATAACTGGCTGTACCTTTATAGGTAACAGTGCAGTGACTGGTGGTGCAATTGATAATGACCCAAACAGTGTTTTAACTGTTAAAAATTCCACATTCACGGCTAACCGGGCAACTACTGGTGGTGTGATCGAAAACTATGACAGCAGTACCTTAAACATGACTGGATGCACATTTGTAAATAACACTGCAACCAGTAAAAGCGGAGTTATTGACAACACTGCAACCTTAATTGCTAACTACAACACCTTCAACGGAAACACAGCACCAACAGGTAATGCCATTTCCAACAACGGAGGTAGTGCCGATGTTAGATACAACTGGTGGGGATCAAACAGTCCTAATTTCACCAGTTTAATCAGTGGAACTGCAAATTACTCACCCTGGATCTACATGACCATCAGTGCAGACCCAACAACAGTTAACCGAACCCAGAGCAGCGTAAGCACGGTTAGTTTCAACAACCTGTTTAATGGAACAACTGTCACTGCCTTTGATCCTGCCCTTGGACACATCCCTGACGGATCTTTGGTGAATTTCCAGACAGACCTTGGAACACTTGGAACTAACATCAACAGTACCCTAAATGGAATCACCAATACATTATTTACAGCAGGCGAAACAGCAGGAACAGCTCATATCAGTGCTACAACTAACAACCAGACAATTTACACCCTGGTAACTATAAATTCACAGCAATTCACCGTTGACTCAGGCATGGGCAACGCTCAAATCCAATCAATTATTGACAGTGCTCTACCCGGAGACATCATAACTTTCCAGGATGGATACTACAGCAGCACCTCACTCACCATTACCAAAATATTACACCTGGTTACCAGTGGGGCCACCTTAATTAATGATGGAACTTCATCTGTCATCACTTTCATGGGTGCTAATGCTTCTGGAAGCAGTATCAGTGGTTTCACCATAAATGGTGCATCAAACGTTTATTGTATTTGTTTAAACGCTGTTAATAGCGTTAATGTGACAAATAACATAATCAATTGGGGTATGGTGGGTATTGACCTCTGGAACTCCCAGAACAATACCATATCTGGCAATCAGGTAACTGGTAATGCATGGAGTGGTATCTGCCTGGACACCAGTAATGGAAACACCATTACCGGTAACGTTGTTTCAACTAACCAGGAAGGAATATTCCTTTCCAACAGTTCACACAACACCATATACAATAACACAGTTGTAAGTAACACTTACACTGGTTTAACCACTCTCAATGGTGGTTTAAACAGTATACAGGGAAACAACATCCAAAGTAACGGTGTTAGTGGAATCTTGGTTCAAAGAAGTGCTGGTAATGTAGTTTCTGGAAATACTGTGCAGAGTAACGGTTGGAGTGGTATCTGTCTTGATCAGGCTACTGGTACCGATATTGCATTTAACATAGTGACCAGTAACCAGGAAGGGATTTTCGCTGCCAACAATGCTACAGGAAACACAATCCGGAACAATACAGTGGCTAACAACACTTACACAGGTGTTAGTATCTTAAGTGGGTCTGGAAACAATGTGATTTCTGGAAACTCAGTGAGTGGTAATGGATTCAATGGAATCCTGGTGCAAAACAGTAACCAGAACACATTCCAGTATAACACTGTAAGTAACAATGGTTGGAGTGGGTTATGCTTCGATCAATCAGTGAACAACAACATTAACAGGAATAACATTGAAAACAACCCTGAACAGGCCTATGATAACCGAACAAACAGTTATGATGATGGTAGTACTGGTAACTACTGGAGCGACTGGAGTAGCAGTGATCCAAGGCCTATAGATGGCGGTTCCAATGTGGACAACCATCCATCAGCCACACCATTTTAA
- a CDS encoding MotA/TolQ/ExbB proton channel family protein: MATSSFYDLFNSTLHGITQTLLIPVMAVLSIFFIYALINLGILIAEYYKRRNSKTDFKKLIGQIVSLKGRNNPDELIRVIEAGEIPKTHKEILKTLLESSDVSKEFRESLAIKMVEDENLIASKKLEKTDIIAKIAPAIGLMGTLIPLGPGLTALGVGDIQSLAQHLLTAFDAAVLGMASAAVAFIVSKIRRRWYEEDISDLETLVDAILEIS, from the coding sequence ATGGCAACATCTTCATTCTATGATCTGTTCAACAGCACACTGCACGGAATTACACAAACCCTGCTCATACCGGTAATGGCAGTACTTTCCATATTTTTCATATATGCCCTCATAAACCTGGGCATTCTAATTGCAGAATACTACAAGAGGAGAAATTCTAAAACTGATTTTAAGAAATTAATTGGCCAAATAGTTTCATTGAAGGGCAGGAATAATCCTGATGAATTAATCAGGGTGATTGAAGCCGGTGAAATTCCCAAAACTCATAAAGAAATTCTTAAAACCTTACTTGAAAGTTCGGATGTAAGTAAAGAATTCAGAGAATCCCTGGCCATTAAGATGGTTGAGGATGAAAACCTAATTGCATCTAAAAAATTGGAAAAAACTGATATCATTGCTAAAATTGCCCCTGCAATTGGTCTCATGGGAACGTTAATTCCTTTAGGCCCGGGGCTTACTGCTCTAGGAGTGGGAGATATCCAGAGCCTGGCACAGCACCTCTTAACTGCATTTGATGCAGCGGTACTGGGTATGGCATCGGCTGCTGTAGCATTCATCGTATCAAAAATCAGGCGTAGATGGTACGAAGAGGATATCTCAGACTTAGAAACCTTGGTAGATGCAATCCTGGAGATTTCATAA